Part of the Calliopsis andreniformis isolate RMS-2024a chromosome 12, iyCalAndr_principal, whole genome shotgun sequence genome, CTTAGGAACGATACCGCGAACGAGCGACCACGCGATCACGTGTTTGCACGCCCACGATCCCGCGAACGGGGGCATCCGCTAAAGGGTATTGCGTGTCACGTGTGTGCATTGCACCTGGCAAGAGTAATTAGAGAGGCTGATTTGGGAGATGCAATGATTTTTAGTGGTCCCTGCATGGGATTGCATCTCGATAATGGAGTCGTACTTCAAACTTAACGTGAACGTAATTGTTGATATTAAATGTTTAAGCATGCGAAACTGGAAAGAAGACGTTCAAAGATATAGACGAATATAGAAGAGAGAAAAAACTTCTTAGTAATTGTATTGACGTTTCGGAATGACCTAAATTAGCTATTAGCTCTtctacttattgttagttttaTCATCGTTTTAAACTTTTTATATTGGCGATATACAAAATGAGTGTTTCAATGCAAACTTTTggtataaaaaatttatttgatAATTAATAGAAACTTTGATCTTCAGTTAAATAGTAATACTTACATGCCACATTGCATAATCATCATTTTAATTATGTCATCTTAAGAACTCAACTTTGTGTCTTGGATCGAGGGTTTCTAtactacttaaaaaaaaaaactatgCATTCTTAGAGGCCTTGAGCACTTTTATTTTCGCTCCGTGTGCCACTGTGTACATTTTTTGATCTTCCACTATTCTCTTTTCTCatagtaattatttatttaaattgtattgaaATAATCTATAATCGCATCCTCGCATTAGCATGTTAATGTTTATTGCTTAATTTACGGAAATCAGTTCTAAGAGCGAATATCGTCTGTGTTATCAAGAACCGCCCCGCTATAAGCTAAATCCCAATAATGTTCGACTTGGTGCTTTTTAAAGTGCTCTCGAGCCATTTTCTCGATAGGACAAACTTTAAACTTGATTTCACCAAAATGACGTGTTTTACTGGTACCTTCCCATACAAGAACACACTTGTTCGGCACATCGTTGCCGTCGTTATCTTTTATTATGTCTTCTTCCCATTTGATGCGATGCATCATTAATTGTTTGTATTTACTTAATTGTTTTGCTCCTCCTTCTACAACAACAACATTGCAATCTCGGAAAAGCATTACACAGCCTGTGAGATACAGCTGTTTCGCATTCGTTTCCACTTTAAACTTCTTTGAAGCATTATTTAACAGCTCGCGTATTCTGTAAAGACAATATTAAACATTATATGAAATAAGTTTACAAACGACACTAACGACAATAATTTTTGTAACTAACCTATAAACAGCTACATGTACCCCAAGCGTAGTATCCTCCTTAAGTTTCCTTGCTTTCTTTTCACGTCGTTGATCTGCCGTGAGCCTTCGAGCTGCATTAGCATCCTCGTGTGCCTTTAATCTCTTAGCCATTTGTTGTCGAACGTGAGCTTCTATTTTCGTAGGATCCTGTACCGCTTCTGTACCTAATACTCTCATGAGATTTGAAATTCGCAATTTTGGTTCTGGCGGAGGTTCAAGACCCAATCGAATTTTTTCTTGTTCTTCCTTCCATGCTTCTCGCCTATTTTGTCTGCGTAATTTTTTGCGTTCTTTCTTTGTTAAGAATACAGGCATATAAATGGGTTTCAATGGGTCAGctgaaataataaaaagaaagtcTTAACTGAAGTTTAGTACTTATATATAAGAAATTCACGCATTATATATAGAGAAATACGTACTAGGTGGTCTCATTTGCGTGGGATGTTCTACTAAATTAGTAATCGTAGAATTTTTAATTGCCGTTTGTTCATCTTCATTCGGATATCCACCTGTTAAAATGACTGAGTCCCACCACTCTACATTAGGCACATCTTCGCTAAGAGCTTCTGTTTTCGGCGCTATAAGCGCTAGTTTAGTAGCCGAGCTTATACCAGTTTTCCTAGCAATTTGACTAATTTCATTCTGTAACTTTTCTAGCTGAGCCTTCATACGAATTCTTTCCGCTAACTGTTGAAACTTTCCTGGCTCATGGAACTTTAATGTACGTTTACCACGCACCGCTGGTTTAACACCTATTCTGGTATCGAAAAAGTGAGTGTCTTGAATTTCTTCTGGGCCTTTGGACTCTTGTAACTGCGCCTTGAACTCCTCTCGTTTCTTTGCTCGAATATTAGCTTTCAGCGTTGGCACCACTTGGGTCAGCTGCACTTCCTTGCCTGTTATGTCCACAGTTCTTCCAGACTCATCCAAGATCAATGGAGTTGGTTTGTCAGGAACACTGACGTTACCCAGTAATCCTGAACTTAGTTTACTTCTAATTTGAGCTTGTAAAGCAGCAAGTTTTCGTGCTTTGTCTGAATCTGTTTTGCTTAATAAGCCTTGGTTATACATGCTTCCTACTGTAGGTAACGAATCCCGTGTTTTAAGTAGTGGTTTTACAGGTGTTACCTCTTCCTGTTTTATAGCTTTTAGTGCCCTTTTCCTTTCCTCGATCTCTCTTTGGGCATTAGCCATCATTTGTCGTATctacataaaataaattattatgagTACAAACAGGATAATTATATAtccatatataaatatttacatgTGCAAACTCAATACCTTATCTGCAGATAATTGTGCTTCAGtagttttttcattttttatgtcATCGTCTCTAAACCTAGGTTTCTTAGCATCTTTATCCTTGTCTTTATCTTCCACATGGTTTCTCTTTTTACTTTTTTGTGCTGCTTTAGCATCATCGTATATTGCAAATATTTTTTCAGTTAACTTGCTTGCCTTTTTGTCTTCTAGTAATGCAGACAATTTATCTATAACAGACAAGAAAATATTTAGTACTATATTTGATGCTACATTAATTTTATATGAGAAAGTTTCGAATGTGTACTttatattatagcaataactatGGAATGAAGGGATTCATTTTTCTTAATAAATTAATGTACAAAGTTACACTTTATATGCTTGCTAGTATGTACAAATAATACTATATTATTGTATTTCAAAACAATCATatctataattataatataaaaaaaaatgattaatgAATTAAtcttgttttatactattacTAACCTGCTGTTTTACGTTTATCGTAGCCAGAAGTGATACAATTGACAGCCGTGGTAACGATAGCAGGTTCCCCAAAACCAAGGAATTTGTGAACCGCCTTTTCGATTTGCGGTTTCATCTCATCTATTTCTTTCCTCGTTAAATACGCCATTTTTCTAATTCTATTGTGAAgaacaaatttatttaaaaacccGTCAATTCAACAGAAACTTCTTTACTTTGCAACATAACCTCTACAACTTATGAGGTTAAGTATTGCATCTTCGTCGCACTTCTGTTTAGGTACAGCAATTTTATATCCCACAAAGTAACAAGCATACATTTACTTTATGCAGCATTGTCATGGCATTTTTTATAGTAGAATATTTGCTTTCAAATTAAACATTGCAAACATAATTCAACACCGATATCACATTGCAAAACTGTAATTGTATATCGGTTATCAAATATGTTTAGTTATTTACTAGATTTTTCGGTGAAATCAGTATTACCAACAGTGTCATAGTTCTCTGTTAGTGTAACTAGTTCGAACGTAGGGGAAAACGTCGTGAAATTCCTAGGAACTAGTAAG contains:
- the Prp3 gene encoding pre-mRNA processing factor 3: MAYLTRKEIDEMKPQIEKAVHKFLGFGEPAIVTTAVNCITSGYDKRKTADKLSALLEDKKASKLTEKIFAIYDDAKAAQKSKKRNHVEDKDKDKDAKKPRFRDDDIKNEKTTEAQLSADKIRQMMANAQREIEERKRALKAIKQEEVTPVKPLLKTRDSLPTVGSMYNQGLLSKTDSDKARKLAALQAQIRSKLSSGLLGNVSVPDKPTPLILDESGRTVDITGKEVQLTQVVPTLKANIRAKKREEFKAQLQESKGPEEIQDTHFFDTRIGVKPAVRGKRTLKFHEPGKFQQLAERIRMKAQLEKLQNEISQIARKTGISSATKLALIAPKTEALSEDVPNVEWWDSVILTGGYPNEDEQTAIKNSTITNLVEHPTQMRPPTDPLKPIYMPVFLTKKERKKLRRQNRREAWKEEQEKIRLGLEPPPEPKLRISNLMRVLGTEAVQDPTKIEAHVRQQMAKRLKAHEDANAARRLTADQRREKKARKLKEDTTLGVHVAVYRIRELLNNASKKFKVETNAKQLYLTGCVMLFRDCNVVVVEGGAKQLSKYKQLMMHRIKWEEDIIKDNDGNDVPNKCVLVWEGTSKTRHFGEIKFKVCPIEKMAREHFKKHQVEHYWDLAYSGAVLDNTDDIRS